A portion of the Edaphobacter lichenicola genome contains these proteins:
- a CDS encoding MarR family winged helix-turn-helix transcriptional regulator, with product MNTAVRIGKNQQAERRRTAQMMKRILIHFRSQMDESLRPQGVTTAQLQVLKAIRDQPGVSGAQLARSCYVTPQSAQSLLRGLEDGKWIVRSKDNKNDRILAARLTSEGEKLLLSAEKIAKLIEGKLWRGVPESSIEAVNEVLEQCLANLEPEADAG from the coding sequence ATGAATACTGCCGTCCGAATTGGGAAAAATCAACAAGCGGAGCGAAGACGGACCGCGCAAATGATGAAGCGCATCCTGATCCATTTCCGCAGCCAGATGGACGAGAGCCTACGTCCGCAAGGGGTAACCACGGCGCAGTTACAGGTGCTGAAGGCGATTCGAGATCAACCGGGGGTGTCTGGGGCACAGTTGGCGCGGTCATGTTACGTTACGCCGCAATCCGCGCAGTCGTTATTGAGGGGGCTTGAGGACGGCAAGTGGATTGTTCGCAGTAAAGATAACAAAAACGATCGTATTCTTGCCGCACGGTTGACTTCGGAGGGAGAGAAGCTGCTACTGAGCGCAGAGAAGATCGCGAAATTGATTGAGGGGAAGCTGTGGCGAGGTGTTCCGGAGAGTTCGATTGAGGCAGTGAACGAAGTATTGGAGCAGTGCTTAGCAAATCTTGAGCCTGAGGCAGACGCCGGATAG
- a CDS encoding class I SAM-dependent methyltransferase, translating into MDTISKTASTSNNSSTNQSNGQTWDTEAYAINGRFVATLASDVVALLAAQAGEHILDLGCGDGALTKQLAATGAILTGVDNSPTMLAAARQRNLHVEQHNATALPYHQQFDAVFSNAALHWITGVSGHNSVLAGVHRSLRPGGRFVAEMGGHGNIAAIRTALQATLAPFHIDAEATSASFFPSSALYRRLLETTGFTVQSIELIPRPTPLPTGMEAWLNTFRNGVLNHLSAVDRASALANTIALLEPVLRDADGNWTADYVRLRFHATK; encoded by the coding sequence ATGGACACAATCTCGAAGACAGCCTCAACCTCAAACAACTCTTCGACCAATCAAAGTAACGGCCAGACATGGGACACTGAGGCCTACGCCATCAACGGCCGTTTCGTTGCAACCCTAGCATCCGACGTAGTCGCCCTCCTCGCCGCACAAGCCGGCGAACACATCCTCGACCTCGGTTGCGGTGACGGAGCCCTTACAAAACAACTCGCGGCTACTGGGGCCATTCTTACCGGCGTCGACAACTCTCCCACTATGCTCGCTGCTGCTCGACAGCGCAATCTCCACGTCGAGCAGCACAACGCCACTGCGCTTCCCTACCACCAGCAGTTTGACGCTGTCTTCTCAAACGCCGCTCTACACTGGATTACCGGCGTCTCTGGACACAATTCCGTCCTTGCAGGTGTTCATCGTTCTCTGCGCCCAGGGGGACGCTTTGTTGCAGAGATGGGCGGCCACGGCAATATCGCCGCTATCCGTACAGCGCTCCAGGCTACTCTCGCACCATTTCACATTGACGCCGAAGCCACATCGGCCAGCTTCTTCCCATCTTCTGCGCTCTACCGTCGTCTTCTCGAAACAACAGGCTTTACCGTCCAATCAATCGAACTTATCCCACGCCCCACGCCACTCCCCACTGGCATGGAGGCGTGGCTCAATACATTCCGCAATGGCGTCCTCAACCACCTCAGCGCAGTCGATCGAGCATCCGCGCTTGCCAACACGATCGCTCTTCTCGAGCCCGTGCTCCGCGATGCCGACGGCAATTGGACGGCCGACTACGTACGACTTCGCTTTCACGCTACCAAATGA
- a CDS encoding dipeptidase, translating into MMTAIAFAQEHKGRFVDEIKALLRIPSVSTAPEHVVDVRRAAEFVAAELKRIGMENVHLIETTTTNRKGHPLVYADWLHARREGDGKAQPTVLCYGHYDVQPAEPLEEWKSPPFEPTERDGNLYARGAVDDKGQMWMHIKALESLMVAGGGTLPVNIRVIIEGEEEVGGEGIATFVREHGDQLKADVALVSDTEMFAPEMPTLCVGLRGMIYTEIEAHGARTDLHSGMYGGAAPNPFIALSQVIAKLKDEDGKILIPGFYDKVQKPSADELKAWKALPFDEEHYRENEIGSVELTGEPGFSVQERTWARPTLDVHGMPGGFVGVGAKTVIPAKAVAKVSMRLVPDMNPAESFAMYKAYVESIAPKGIVLEVRLIHSGDPIVVSTDNSYVKAATEAMHEVFGRETVFVRGGGSIPIVGDFVRELKIPTVLMGFGLPDDNLHAPNEKFHLANFHWGIESIIRFFSGVAF; encoded by the coding sequence ATGATGACGGCGATTGCGTTTGCGCAGGAACATAAAGGACGGTTTGTCGATGAGATAAAAGCGCTACTGCGAATACCTTCAGTGTCAACCGCGCCGGAGCACGTAGTGGATGTGCGGAGGGCGGCAGAGTTTGTTGCCGCGGAGCTGAAAAGGATTGGGATGGAGAACGTTCATCTGATCGAAACAACTACGACCAACCGGAAAGGACACCCTTTGGTGTATGCAGATTGGCTGCATGCGAGGCGTGAGGGAGATGGAAAGGCTCAGCCTACGGTTCTTTGTTATGGACATTATGATGTGCAGCCTGCTGAACCTTTAGAGGAGTGGAAGTCTCCGCCGTTTGAGCCGACGGAGAGGGATGGGAATCTGTATGCTCGAGGCGCGGTGGACGACAAGGGGCAGATGTGGATGCATATAAAGGCGCTGGAGTCGCTGATGGTTGCAGGCGGTGGTACGCTGCCGGTAAATATTCGAGTCATCATCGAGGGTGAGGAAGAGGTTGGTGGCGAAGGGATCGCGACTTTCGTTCGCGAGCATGGAGACCAGTTGAAGGCGGATGTTGCGCTTGTCTCGGACACGGAGATGTTCGCGCCGGAGATGCCGACGCTGTGTGTTGGCTTGCGGGGGATGATTTATACCGAAATTGAGGCTCATGGAGCGAGGACGGATCTGCATTCGGGGATGTATGGAGGAGCTGCGCCGAATCCTTTTATTGCGCTCTCACAAGTGATCGCAAAGTTGAAAGATGAAGATGGGAAGATTTTGATCCCGGGATTTTATGACAAGGTGCAGAAACCAAGTGCTGACGAGCTAAAGGCATGGAAGGCACTCCCGTTTGATGAAGAACACTATCGGGAGAACGAAATCGGATCAGTTGAACTAACTGGCGAGCCCGGTTTTAGTGTGCAAGAGAGGACATGGGCACGGCCCACACTCGACGTGCATGGGATGCCTGGTGGGTTTGTTGGGGTCGGGGCCAAGACGGTAATTCCTGCGAAGGCTGTAGCAAAGGTAAGTATGCGGTTGGTGCCGGATATGAATCCGGCGGAGAGCTTTGCAATGTACAAAGCATATGTGGAGTCGATTGCGCCGAAAGGGATCGTCTTGGAGGTGCGGTTGATCCACTCGGGTGACCCGATTGTGGTGAGCACGGATAACTCCTATGTAAAAGCCGCAACTGAGGCAATGCATGAGGTGTTTGGGAGGGAGACCGTCTTTGTTCGAGGAGGAGGCTCGATTCCGATTGTCGGAGATTTTGTGCGTGAACTGAAAATACCTACGGTATTGATGGGGTTTGGGCTGCCCGACGATAACCTTCATGCTCCGAATGAGAAATTTCATTTGGCGAATTTCCATTGGGGGATCGAATCGATTATTCGCTTTTTCAGTGGTGTAGCTTTTTGA
- a CDS encoding molybdenum cofactor guanylyltransferase, translating into MQGRIPEAVGGYVLAGGKSSRMGANKALLELGGKPLVRHAVEKLRRVCVDVRVLSHDPKLSEYAPILPDLHPECGPMGGMEAALLHSAFDWNLFLAVDMPFLPSFFIAAWLRKWLQEWKDGTGMPVRLLTVDGRPQPGFCLLHKDVVPFLSVSLGRAQFKLLSAFEAASRELAIQHGLLPEARLWNVPLIGVMNPENGYGEDWSTMTDAQQAAKHLWFANLNTPEEFAEAKLHVDALDA; encoded by the coding sequence ATGCAAGGACGAATACCGGAAGCGGTCGGCGGCTATGTGCTAGCAGGTGGGAAGAGTTCGCGTATGGGGGCGAACAAGGCTTTGTTAGAGCTTGGCGGTAAGCCGCTGGTGCGTCATGCGGTAGAGAAGTTGCGGCGTGTGTGCGTGGATGTGCGGGTCTTGAGCCACGACCCAAAGCTCTCAGAATACGCGCCGATCTTGCCAGATCTGCATCCAGAGTGTGGGCCCATGGGAGGAATGGAGGCGGCGCTTCTCCATTCGGCCTTCGATTGGAATCTTTTCTTAGCGGTGGATATGCCATTTTTGCCTTCCTTTTTTATTGCTGCTTGGCTGAGGAAATGGTTGCAGGAGTGGAAAGACGGGACAGGGATGCCAGTACGCTTGTTAACAGTCGATGGGCGACCGCAACCTGGGTTTTGTCTGCTGCACAAGGATGTTGTTCCGTTTTTATCGGTGTCGCTCGGTCGGGCGCAGTTCAAGCTGCTTTCCGCGTTCGAAGCTGCGAGCAGAGAGTTGGCAATCCAACACGGACTTTTACCGGAGGCGCGATTGTGGAACGTTCCGTTAATCGGCGTTATGAATCCCGAGAACGGGTATGGCGAAGATTGGTCGACCATGACCGATGCGCAGCAGGCGGCGAAGCATCTATGGTTTGCGAACCTTAATACGCCCGAAGAGTTTGCGGAAGCTAAGCTTCATGTGGACGCGTTGGATGCTTAG
- a CDS encoding ABC transporter ATP-binding protein has translation MAEPDEKIDERQTEVTADTPLVESVSEDVSPVVGDFMEQAAQQNEAAAEAVTDVKNKPGPYISFEHVYKSFGDFVVLEDVSFYVLPGETLCILGRSGVGKSVSLQMLLGFLKPDKGMIKVAGENICGFKELELQEIRRKVTMVFQNGALFDSITVGENVAFPMRERGEMAEDQILQVVKGLLEMVGVAGMESLLPSDLSTGMKRSVAIARALASQPEAVLYDEPTTMVDPLMAHLLGDLIERLKQQLHLTSIVVTHDMRLAKKLADRVVFLSAGKAIFFGTIEEMERCQDPIVQEFLTLDELVTPV, from the coding sequence ATGGCTGAGCCGGATGAAAAGATAGACGAACGACAGACCGAAGTGACTGCGGATACTCCTTTAGTTGAGAGTGTGTCCGAAGACGTGTCGCCTGTTGTGGGCGATTTCATGGAGCAGGCGGCGCAGCAGAACGAAGCTGCGGCAGAGGCTGTTACCGATGTAAAGAACAAGCCTGGCCCGTATATTTCGTTTGAGCATGTGTACAAGTCTTTCGGTGACTTCGTGGTGCTGGAGGATGTGAGTTTTTATGTTCTGCCGGGAGAGACGCTCTGCATCCTTGGCCGAAGCGGTGTTGGCAAATCGGTCTCGTTGCAGATGCTTCTGGGCTTTTTGAAGCCGGATAAGGGGATGATCAAGGTTGCGGGGGAAAATATCTGCGGCTTCAAAGAACTCGAATTACAAGAGATTCGCCGGAAAGTAACAATGGTCTTCCAAAACGGAGCTCTATTCGACTCCATTACGGTAGGTGAGAACGTTGCGTTTCCGATGAGAGAACGTGGCGAGATGGCAGAAGACCAAATTCTGCAGGTAGTAAAGGGATTACTGGAGATGGTCGGAGTAGCCGGAATGGAGAGCCTGCTGCCCTCGGATCTGTCGACAGGGATGAAGCGATCGGTGGCGATTGCGCGAGCGCTGGCGTCACAACCCGAAGCGGTTCTGTACGACGAGCCAACGACCATGGTAGATCCTCTTATGGCACATCTGTTGGGAGATTTAATTGAAAGATTAAAGCAACAGTTACATCTAACGAGCATAGTGGTAACGCATGACATGCGTCTCGCGAAGAAATTGGCCGATCGCGTGGTCTTTTTAAGTGCCGGGAAAGCGATTTTCTTTGGCACCATCGAAGAAATGGAACGATGTCAAGACCCAATCGTGCAGGAGTTTTTGACATTGGACGAACTAGTTACACCCGTTTAG
- a CDS encoding sugar transferase: MATPDYLQQVIVSGKKYSGSGGRTSSAGTGLFRRPSITSSVWASLDMLTVIVAAVLALRFRVDLPPDVSTLHVLPHLIQSSPNLLFFYIGWFGICLVFFTRSYGLYGAIQHRSGLHEQRMTMQATLTSGLLLCGTLYLSDGKAISRIVVALMVVFTTALLCLRRALWRRMVYRRFRAGIETRNVLIVGAGRVGHALRNHIDTLQHLGFRFKGFVALTEREAESGDADVIGDARNCLSLARSLFVDEIFFSVPAEKKLVISMVEEARVAGIDVRVVPDLYDGLAWNAKIEYVGQFPTIPLHRKDFPIGGFLVKRVLDITVSSVALLVAAPVMLAIAIAIRMDSTGSIFYKAQRIGRKGRAFSCYKFRTMVHNADKLKADLEHMNERDSVLFKIAKDPRITRVGRLLRKYSLDELPQFYNVLKGDMSLVGPRPPMAAEVEQYDLAHLRRLDVLPGITGLWQVEARQDPSFDSYISLDTAYVENWNLRMDLRILARTVAVVLSGTGS, translated from the coding sequence ATGGCGACACCGGATTATCTGCAGCAAGTGATTGTTTCAGGGAAAAAATATTCAGGGAGCGGCGGGCGCACGTCAAGCGCTGGCACGGGATTGTTCCGCAGGCCATCGATTACGAGTTCTGTCTGGGCATCTCTTGATATGTTGACTGTAATAGTCGCTGCAGTGCTGGCGTTGCGGTTTCGCGTGGACTTGCCTCCGGATGTTTCTACTCTTCATGTTCTGCCACACCTAATACAATCCTCGCCCAATCTTTTGTTTTTCTACATCGGCTGGTTTGGCATTTGCCTGGTCTTCTTCACACGGTCGTACGGATTGTATGGAGCGATCCAGCATCGCAGCGGCTTGCACGAACAGAGGATGACTATGCAAGCGACCCTGACCTCCGGGTTGCTTCTTTGTGGAACGCTATACCTATCCGATGGTAAGGCGATATCGAGGATAGTAGTTGCACTGATGGTGGTCTTCACTACTGCTCTACTCTGCCTGAGGAGAGCGCTATGGCGGCGGATGGTGTACCGACGGTTCCGTGCTGGGATCGAGACACGGAATGTATTGATCGTCGGAGCAGGACGGGTGGGGCATGCGCTGCGGAATCATATCGACACACTTCAGCATTTGGGATTTCGGTTCAAAGGCTTTGTTGCTCTGACTGAACGCGAGGCGGAGTCTGGTGATGCAGATGTAATCGGCGATGCCCGAAACTGCCTATCGCTAGCGCGGTCGCTATTTGTAGATGAAATCTTTTTCTCAGTGCCGGCAGAAAAGAAACTGGTGATCAGCATGGTGGAGGAGGCCCGGGTGGCCGGCATCGACGTGCGGGTGGTGCCGGATCTGTACGACGGGCTTGCATGGAATGCAAAGATTGAGTATGTCGGTCAATTCCCGACGATCCCACTGCATCGGAAAGACTTCCCCATCGGAGGATTTCTAGTGAAGCGGGTGCTTGACATCACGGTTTCGTCGGTCGCGTTGTTAGTGGCAGCTCCGGTGATGTTGGCGATTGCTATTGCAATCCGTATGGATTCGACCGGGTCAATTTTTTATAAGGCACAGAGAATCGGGCGCAAAGGGCGAGCGTTCTCCTGCTATAAGTTCCGGACAATGGTGCATAATGCCGACAAATTGAAGGCTGATCTAGAGCACATGAACGAACGAGACAGCGTGCTGTTCAAGATAGCCAAGGATCCTAGAATTACAAGAGTGGGCAGGTTGCTGCGGAAGTATTCGCTCGATGAACTTCCTCAGTTTTACAACGTGCTAAAAGGAGATATGAGTCTGGTGGGACCCAGACCTCCGATGGCAGCTGAGGTAGAGCAGTATGATCTGGCGCATCTGCGTAGGCTGGACGTGCTGCCAGGAATTACAGGCCTGTGGCAGGTCGAAGCACGGCAGGATCCATCGTTCGATAGCTACATCTCTCTGGACACCGCGTATGTGGAAAACTGGAACCTACGGATGGATTTGCGCATTCTAGCGCGAACGGTAGCCGTAGTACTGAGCGGGACTGGCTCCTAA
- a CDS encoding NAD+ synthase → MKIALAQINPTVGDFVGNTKKILEYAARAEESRVDLVVFPELAVCGYPPADLLEKSSFVLRAEQVTAELAEWTARVGRPALLCGTVMAATSSVGKQVRNVAALLDKGKVSFVQQKMLLPFYDVFDEQRYFEPAAEQTLISVGGEPLAITICEDAWNDKGFWPRQMYPVDPVERLMAQWKTQPKEHAGQQRIIVNISASPYWQGKPQVRQSMLTALAVRHGAYVAMTNQVGGNDSLVFDGSSLVIRPDGEVVARALSFSEDLVVFDTNDRDAVAASAELDEVAEMWNALVLGTRDYVRKCAFSKVLVGLSGGIDSALVAAIAVEAIGAENVIGVGMPTEYSSLGSIEDARKLAKNLKVRFELLPIHDVFAQFQHVLQPLFAGTPSGLAEENLQPRIRGTLLMALSNKFGALVLTTGNKSEMSTGYCTLYGDMVGALAVIGDVMKTRVYALSRYVNRVREVIPWETIEKPPSAELRPEQLDTDSLPPYEVLDPILEAYVERYCSAEQIAEEQGVDVALVRSVLQLVERSEYKRQQAAPVLKVTKKSFGMGRRFPIAVKVQV, encoded by the coding sequence GTGAAGATAGCTCTCGCCCAGATCAATCCGACCGTTGGGGATTTTGTCGGGAATACAAAGAAGATTCTTGAATATGCTGCCCGTGCTGAAGAGTCACGTGTAGATTTAGTGGTGTTTCCCGAACTGGCAGTATGTGGTTATCCGCCGGCGGATTTGCTGGAGAAATCTTCTTTCGTTTTGCGAGCGGAACAGGTAACGGCTGAACTGGCTGAATGGACCGCGAGGGTAGGACGACCGGCACTATTATGTGGGACGGTGATGGCTGCGACCTCAAGCGTGGGGAAGCAAGTGCGGAATGTAGCGGCTTTGCTCGATAAAGGTAAAGTGAGCTTTGTGCAACAGAAGATGTTGCTGCCGTTCTATGATGTTTTTGACGAACAGAGATATTTTGAGCCAGCGGCGGAGCAAACGCTGATCAGCGTCGGTGGGGAACCGTTGGCAATTACGATCTGTGAGGATGCCTGGAACGATAAAGGCTTCTGGCCGCGACAGATGTATCCAGTTGACCCGGTAGAAAGGTTGATGGCGCAGTGGAAGACTCAACCAAAGGAGCATGCTGGACAGCAACGCATTATTGTGAACATCTCAGCATCTCCCTATTGGCAAGGAAAGCCGCAAGTACGGCAAAGTATGCTGACTGCGCTTGCAGTGCGGCATGGCGCATATGTAGCAATGACAAACCAGGTGGGAGGGAATGACAGTCTGGTGTTTGATGGTTCATCGCTGGTGATTCGACCAGATGGCGAAGTTGTTGCGCGAGCACTTTCCTTTAGCGAGGACCTTGTTGTCTTCGATACGAACGATCGAGACGCCGTTGCGGCTAGCGCTGAGTTGGATGAGGTGGCGGAGATGTGGAATGCACTGGTGCTGGGAACCAGAGACTATGTGCGAAAGTGTGCATTCAGCAAGGTGCTGGTGGGTCTGAGTGGGGGTATAGACTCCGCGTTGGTGGCGGCGATTGCGGTAGAGGCCATAGGAGCGGAGAACGTGATTGGCGTGGGAATGCCGACTGAGTATTCCTCTTTAGGATCGATTGAGGATGCGCGGAAGTTGGCTAAGAATCTCAAGGTGAGGTTTGAGTTGCTTCCGATTCATGATGTGTTCGCGCAGTTTCAACACGTGCTGCAGCCGTTATTTGCAGGGACACCGTCTGGGTTAGCAGAGGAAAACCTGCAGCCGCGAATTCGGGGGACATTGCTGATGGCATTGTCGAATAAGTTTGGGGCGTTGGTATTGACGACCGGGAACAAGAGCGAGATGTCCACGGGGTACTGTACGCTTTACGGCGATATGGTGGGGGCGCTGGCGGTGATTGGGGACGTGATGAAGACACGGGTGTATGCCTTGAGCCGGTATGTGAACCGAGTGCGGGAGGTCATACCTTGGGAGACGATCGAGAAACCGCCATCTGCGGAGCTGCGACCGGAGCAGTTGGATACGGATTCGCTTCCGCCTTATGAGGTGCTGGATCCGATCCTGGAGGCGTATGTGGAGCGCTACTGCTCAGCGGAACAGATTGCGGAGGAGCAGGGAGTTGATGTTGCGTTGGTAAGGTCAGTGTTACAGCTTGTAGAGCGTAGTGAATACAAGCGACAACAGGCTGCGCCTGTGTTGAAGGTTACGAAAAAGTCGTTCGGAATGGGCCGTCGGTTTCCCATTGCGGTCAAGGTTCAGGTGTAA
- a CDS encoding thioredoxin domain-containing protein, which translates to MKISNWMLAGLATVFSVTGAGAQTGAAPTSGQPAGAAQTVPATQKSAAPLQLQSLGQQTKADPFPPVNQKYFTATSPSVDTVNAFLKALWGYDSNRIWRVEAIQTTAAPNVSKVVVFVSDKTPNAKVQPTAFFVTPDGKHAVAGDAVVPFGDKPFADLRKVLQARADGATRGATSKDFMLVEFADLQCPHCKEAQSTMEQLVKDFPNARVVYQSFPLVDLHPFAYKAAAYGYCVQKQKNDAYFVYSAAVFDTQDALTPETGDETLKAAVTKAGLDPAVVAACAATQATKDQVDASIKLAQEIQVDQTPMLAVNGHLLPLSGIPYETLKTIISYQAASDGVSTGSPAASGSTSTQPTLGK; encoded by the coding sequence TTGAAGATTTCAAATTGGATGTTGGCGGGATTGGCAACAGTTTTTAGCGTCACTGGAGCGGGTGCACAGACGGGCGCAGCGCCCACTTCAGGCCAGCCTGCCGGCGCAGCGCAGACGGTTCCGGCAACTCAGAAGAGTGCGGCTCCACTACAGTTGCAGAGTCTTGGGCAGCAGACGAAGGCCGATCCGTTTCCGCCAGTGAACCAGAAGTATTTCACTGCAACTTCGCCGTCGGTCGATACGGTCAACGCTTTTTTGAAGGCGCTGTGGGGATATGACTCCAACCGCATCTGGCGGGTGGAGGCGATTCAGACGACCGCTGCTCCGAACGTGAGCAAGGTGGTGGTCTTCGTGTCGGACAAGACGCCGAATGCCAAGGTTCAGCCGACGGCGTTCTTCGTGACTCCCGATGGGAAGCACGCTGTTGCGGGCGATGCGGTCGTGCCGTTTGGCGATAAGCCGTTTGCGGATTTGCGTAAGGTACTGCAGGCTCGTGCAGACGGTGCAACGCGTGGCGCAACGAGCAAGGACTTTATGCTGGTCGAGTTTGCTGACCTGCAGTGCCCGCATTGCAAAGAAGCGCAGTCGACCATGGAGCAACTGGTCAAGGATTTCCCGAACGCTCGCGTGGTGTACCAGAGCTTCCCGCTCGTCGATCTGCATCCCTTCGCTTATAAGGCGGCGGCCTATGGATACTGCGTGCAGAAGCAGAAGAACGACGCGTACTTTGTCTACTCTGCGGCTGTCTTCGATACGCAGGATGCCTTGACGCCGGAGACCGGCGACGAGACGCTGAAGGCTGCTGTGACCAAGGCAGGTCTAGACCCAGCGGTGGTAGCTGCATGCGCGGCGACACAGGCGACCAAGGACCAGGTGGATGCCTCGATCAAGCTGGCACAAGAGATCCAAGTCGATCAGACACCCATGCTGGCAGTGAATGGGCATCTCCTACCTCTATCGGGGATTCCGTACGAAACCCTGAAGACGATCATCTCGTACCAGGCCGCGTCGGATGGTGTGAGTACTGGCTCTCCAGCGGCATCGGGGAGTACTTCGACTCAGCCGACGCTTGGCAAGTAA
- a CDS encoding M61 family metallopeptidase, with protein MFALRLLAAAILVSSISTMAQDTTPIQIAIDLADAPRRMIHVTEVLPVHPGLNTFAYPQWIPSQELPGGPIDNLAGLVFHASRLDGAVLPWRRDLSDAYKFHVQVPESVSSIVAFYDILEVPSRANTIGTNHTSSHVVMVEPSEVVLYPSDKPVHDTLITTTIHLPTTWKAATALRTNYSTAPVLNGPDTTFQTVSIEHLIDSPILAGDHCRQYPLAPEIHPTHTLDLCTDKEADLDLQPAFLNKMTTLVQQATKLFVGHHYDHYDFLVGASSHLQGDSAEHTQSADYIVSSMDTSDPMVEDTLGSLLPHEFTHSWCGKYRRPAGEATADDNTPMQNDLIWVYEGFTQYYGNVLTARAGFRTPEKTISAIDFEAFQIDRPGRKWRSIQDTSDASAILRGNDPAWASWRLSQDYYYAGTLLWLEADVKIRQLTHGAKSLDDFAALFFAPQVPGSVSRDTGPGVLPYDFGQLVAALNATAPYDWRSFWETRLNALDFQSLTGGLEASGYHYVYQEAMVPAEADFIKATRMAEMYHSLGFQAAADGTLLDVWVGSPAYAAGLGPGDKLTEVNGKPYTAELLTTAVHDSKTNPGPIVLKAQRDGETHQYEVAYHSGERYAALLRNQNPDLLTTSILQPR; from the coding sequence ATGTTTGCACTTCGACTTCTAGCTGCAGCGATCTTGGTTTCCAGCATTTCCACGATGGCGCAAGATACAACACCGATCCAGATTGCTATCGATTTGGCGGACGCTCCCCGCCGCATGATCCATGTAACCGAGGTGCTTCCCGTCCATCCAGGTCTTAATACCTTCGCTTATCCACAATGGATACCCAGTCAGGAACTCCCCGGCGGTCCGATCGATAACTTAGCAGGGCTTGTCTTTCATGCTTCCCGTCTTGATGGCGCCGTGCTGCCGTGGCGTCGCGACCTGTCCGATGCATACAAGTTTCATGTCCAAGTTCCTGAGAGCGTCTCGTCGATCGTGGCGTTCTACGACATTCTTGAAGTCCCGAGTCGCGCGAACACCATCGGGACCAATCACACCAGCTCCCATGTCGTGATGGTCGAGCCAAGTGAAGTTGTACTCTACCCCAGCGACAAGCCGGTGCATGACACGCTCATCACGACGACAATTCACCTGCCCACTACCTGGAAAGCTGCGACAGCGTTGCGCACAAATTATTCAACCGCTCCTGTTCTGAATGGCCCCGACACAACCTTTCAAACCGTTTCGATCGAGCACCTCATTGATTCGCCGATTCTTGCAGGAGATCATTGTCGTCAGTACCCTCTCGCACCGGAGATCCATCCGACCCACACGCTCGATCTCTGTACAGACAAGGAAGCAGATCTGGATCTTCAGCCAGCCTTTCTCAATAAAATGACCACCCTGGTGCAGCAGGCGACGAAGTTGTTCGTTGGACATCATTACGATCACTACGACTTCCTTGTCGGCGCTTCCTCACACCTTCAAGGCGACAGTGCCGAACACACGCAGTCTGCTGATTACATCGTTTCGAGCATGGATACGTCCGATCCGATGGTCGAAGATACCCTTGGTTCGCTACTCCCTCACGAATTCACCCATTCGTGGTGCGGAAAGTATCGTCGCCCTGCCGGTGAGGCCACCGCGGACGACAACACGCCCATGCAAAACGACCTCATCTGGGTCTACGAAGGATTCACCCAGTACTACGGCAACGTTCTCACCGCGCGAGCAGGCTTCCGTACGCCCGAAAAAACAATAAGCGCCATAGACTTTGAGGCATTTCAGATCGATCGGCCGGGGCGCAAATGGCGATCGATCCAGGACACCTCCGATGCGTCCGCGATCCTGAGGGGGAACGACCCTGCATGGGCAAGCTGGCGGCTCAGCCAGGACTACTATTACGCGGGGACGCTCCTCTGGCTCGAAGCCGATGTGAAGATTCGGCAGCTCACGCATGGCGCTAAATCGCTCGACGACTTCGCCGCGCTGTTCTTCGCCCCGCAGGTCCCTGGATCAGTCTCTCGAGACACTGGTCCAGGCGTTCTCCCGTATGACTTTGGCCAACTTGTGGCGGCGCTCAATGCGACCGCGCCTTATGACTGGCGAAGCTTCTGGGAGACACGGCTCAATGCGCTGGATTTCCAGTCACTGACCGGAGGCCTTGAGGCAAGCGGCTATCACTACGTCTACCAGGAGGCCATGGTTCCTGCAGAAGCTGACTTCATCAAGGCAACACGCATGGCCGAGATGTATCACTCTCTCGGCTTTCAGGCCGCCGCGGATGGTACTCTTTTGGACGTCTGGGTTGGTAGTCCCGCGTACGCCGCTGGCCTTGGCCCCGGCGATAAACTGACCGAAGTGAACGGAAAGCCGTACACAGCAGAATTACTCACCACCGCGGTTCATGACTCGAAGACGAATCCCGGTCCCATCGTTTTGAAGGCCCAACGAGATGGAGAGACCCATCAATATGAGGTCGCGTACCACAGTGGAGAAAGGTACGCCGCGCTGCTCCGGAATCAGAATCCTGACCTTCTGACTACCTCGATCCTTCAGCCCCGCTAA